A window of Micrococcus endophyticus contains these coding sequences:
- a CDS encoding AMP-binding protein — protein sequence MQNQIPITESATELDWMPPADSNITDLILSSLQQDPMAPVYALRNGTGGWTDVRFEAFIDQVRAAARGLIAHGVAPGDRVGLFAATSYEWAVLDQAVWFAGAVSVPIYETSSVHQVEHILTDSGARAVACGTEALAARVKEAAAAQGLDVATFPMTADGLAELAEAGAFVAEDAVEHARSLATLADPASIVYTSGTTGRPKGAVITHGNLAGASINVLSFAREVVQWTPAGTASRTLMFLPLAHVLAHAVQVICLYARIQVAHAPSPATLLRDLASFHPTWLLAVPRVFEKVESGVATKAQKAGTGTVYQAARSTAIAWSKALEEKKFGSGRGPSPALRARHALFDRLVYRKIREALGGEVRTCVSGASALSEELVHFFRGAGVPIVEGYGLTESTAPATVNIPGAHRVGTVGLPVPGVTVKIAEDGEVLLRGPVMFSGYHGMPEASAESHADDGFFRTGDIGSLDEHGYLRITGRKKDVIITAGGKNVYPTPMEEALRQHRLIEHVVVVGENRPFVGALVTLDEEELTRWSLDRERSLTPAEAAQDPAVLETIQEAVDRVNEDVSRAESIRRIRILDHAFTEDSGYVTPSQKLKRAKVIEDYAEDVDALYRGR from the coding sequence GTGCAGAACCAGATCCCCATCACCGAGTCCGCCACCGAGCTCGACTGGATGCCGCCCGCGGACTCCAACATCACGGACCTCATCCTGTCCTCCCTCCAGCAGGACCCGATGGCGCCCGTGTACGCCCTGCGCAACGGCACCGGGGGCTGGACGGACGTGCGCTTCGAGGCCTTCATCGACCAGGTCCGCGCCGCCGCGCGCGGCCTGATCGCCCACGGCGTGGCCCCCGGCGACCGCGTGGGCCTGTTCGCCGCCACCTCCTACGAGTGGGCCGTACTGGACCAGGCCGTGTGGTTCGCCGGGGCCGTCTCCGTGCCGATCTACGAGACCTCCTCCGTCCACCAGGTGGAGCACATCCTCACCGACTCCGGCGCCCGCGCGGTGGCCTGCGGGACCGAGGCGCTCGCCGCCCGCGTGAAGGAGGCCGCCGCGGCCCAGGGCCTGGACGTGGCCACGTTCCCCATGACCGCGGACGGGCTGGCCGAGCTCGCCGAGGCCGGTGCCTTCGTGGCCGAGGACGCGGTGGAGCACGCCCGCTCGCTGGCCACGCTCGCCGACCCCGCCTCGATCGTCTACACGTCCGGCACCACCGGCCGGCCCAAGGGCGCCGTCATCACCCACGGCAACCTCGCCGGCGCCTCGATCAACGTGCTCTCCTTCGCCCGCGAGGTGGTCCAGTGGACCCCCGCCGGCACCGCCTCCCGCACCCTGATGTTCCTCCCCCTGGCCCACGTGCTCGCGCACGCCGTCCAGGTCATCTGCCTGTACGCGCGGATCCAGGTGGCCCACGCCCCCTCCCCCGCCACCCTGCTGCGGGACCTGGCCTCCTTCCACCCCACCTGGCTGCTGGCCGTGCCGCGCGTGTTCGAGAAGGTCGAGTCCGGCGTCGCCACCAAGGCGCAGAAGGCCGGCACCGGCACGGTGTACCAGGCGGCCCGCAGCACCGCCATCGCCTGGTCCAAGGCCCTCGAGGAGAAGAAGTTCGGCTCCGGGCGCGGGCCCTCCCCCGCGCTGCGCGCCCGCCACGCCCTGTTCGACCGGCTCGTCTACCGCAAGATCCGCGAGGCCCTCGGCGGCGAGGTGCGCACCTGCGTGTCCGGCGCGTCCGCGCTCTCCGAGGAGCTCGTGCACTTCTTCCGCGGCGCCGGCGTGCCCATCGTGGAGGGCTACGGCCTCACCGAGAGCACCGCCCCCGCCACCGTGAACATCCCCGGCGCCCACCGCGTGGGCACCGTGGGCCTGCCCGTGCCCGGCGTCACCGTGAAGATCGCCGAGGACGGCGAGGTCCTGCTGCGCGGCCCCGTGATGTTCAGCGGCTACCACGGCATGCCCGAGGCCTCCGCCGAGTCCCACGCCGATGACGGGTTCTTCCGCACCGGGGACATCGGATCCCTGGACGAGCACGGCTACCTGCGCATCACCGGCCGCAAGAAGGACGTCATCATCACCGCCGGCGGCAAGAACGTGTACCCCACCCCCATGGAGGAGGCGCTGCGCCAGCACCGGCTGATCGAGCACGTGGTGGTGGTCGGTGAGAACCGCCCGTTCGTGGGCGCCCTCGTGACCCTGGACGAGGAGGAGCTCACCCGCTGGAGCCTGGACCGCGAGCGCAGCCTCACCCCCGCCGAGGCCGCCCAGGACCCCGCCGTGCTGGAGACCATCCAGGAGGCCGTGGACCGCGTGAACGAGGACGTCTCCCGCGCCGAGTCCATCCGCCGCATCCGCATCCTGGACCACGCCTTCACCGAGGACTCCGGCTACGTCACTCCGTCCCAGAAGCTCAAGCGCGCGAAGGTCATCGAGGACTACGCCGAGGACGTGGACGCGCTCTACCGCGGACGCTGA